The Vicinamibacterales bacterium genome segment GCGCTCGGCCTCGCCACGCCCATGTCGATCATGGTGGCGACCGGAAAGGGCGCGAGCGTCGGCGTGCTGTTCCGAAGCGCGGAGGCGATCGAAGTGCTCCGCCAGGTCGACACCCTGGTGGTGGACAAGACGGGCACGCTGACGGAGGGCAAGCCGAAGCTGGTAGCGGTCGTCCCCCAGGCGGGACAGGACGAAGCGGAGGTGCTGCGGCTGGCCGCCAGCCTGGAGCAAGGCAGCGAACATCCGCTGGCGAGCGCGGTTGTGGCCGGAGCCGCGTCGCGAGGCGTGGTTCTGCCGAAACCGTCCGATTTTCGAGCCATCAGCGGCAAGGGTGTGACGGGCACCGTGGACGGCCATGCGGTGGCGCTTGGCAACCTCGCGCTGCTGCAGCAACTCCACGTGGATCCCGGCCCGCTCGCGGCGCGCGCCGAGGAACTGCGGGCCGACGGACAGACCGTGATGTACGTGGCGGTGGACGCGCAGTCGGCCGGCCTGCTGGCCGTCGCCGATCCGATCAAGTCCACGACCGTCGAGGCGATCCGGCAGTTGCACGCCGAGGGTCTCACGATCGTCATGCTGACGGGCGACAACCGCACGACCGCGCAGGCGGTGGCACGCCGGCTCGGCATCGACGACGTGGTGGCCGACGTGCTCCCCGAACAGAAGGCGGAGGCTGTCAAGCGGCTCCAAGCCGAGGGACGCGTCGTGGCGATGGCGGGGGACGGCATCAACGACGCCCCGGCCCTCGCACAGGCACAGGTCGGCATCGCGATGGGGACCGGCACCGACGTGGCAATGGAGAGTGCCGGCGTGACGCTCGTGAAGGGCGACCTCACCGGCATCGTCCGGGCCCGTCGCCTGAGCCGCGCAACGATGGCCAACATCAAACAGAACCTGTTCTTCGCGTTCGTCTACAACGCCCTGGGCGTCCCGCTGGCCGCTGGCGTCCTCTATCCGTTCTTCGGCTCGCTCCTGAGCCCGATGGTCGCCGCTGCGGCGATGAGTTTCAGCTCCGTGTCGGTGATCACGAACGCGCTTCGATTGCGAGGCGCGCGAATCTGACGGTCCTGACGGGCCCCGTCGGGACGACTCCGGGTGCGGTTCAGGCTCGCGGGCGGCGCCGCGCGTCGCCAACTGATGTAGACTGGGCCTGCACCATCCAACGCCATTCTCCTTCTTCGGCGAGACGGACCGGCTCATCGTGCCCGCGATCACCGCGGGCGCCCTTTCCGGAGGCTGTGATGCGGGCCGACCACGCCACGGCTTATCACGACGCCGTCTTCGACACGGACCGCGAGCAGGCGCTGGCCGTCGTGCAGCGTGCTCTCGACGACGGGGTGACGCCTGAAGACGTCGTCTTCACCATCGTCATTCCCAGCCTGGAGAAGATGGCCGGCGGTTTGGTGACCGACTCGCTGGTCACGCTCTCCCAACATTTCCTCTCCGCCAAGATCGCCGAGGAAGTCACCGACGCGCTCATTCCCCGATTCACGGTGGCTCCGGAGATACGGGGCCACGTTGTCATCGGAACGAGCTTTGGCGATTTCCATGGTCTGGGGAAGAAGATCCTGAGCGGCTGTCTCAAGGCCAAGATGTTTCAGGTGACCGACATCGGCCTCAACGCCCCGCCGGAACGGTTCGTCGACGAAGCGCTGGCCCAGGGCGCGCAGGTGATTGCGGTCTCGTCGATGATGGTGCACACCGCGCTCGGCGAGCGCGGACCGCGCCGGGTGCGTGCGCTGCTGCGAGAGCGTGAACTCGAGGGCCGGATCAAGATCGTGGTCGGCGGAGCCCCGTACCGCTTCCACGAAAATCTCTACCGGGACGTCGAGGCCGACGGCTGGGGCGCAACGGCGATCGAGGGAACCAACGTCATCGCCCGGCTCATCCGGGATGGGCGCCTATCATGACCGGCACGGAGCGCTTTCAGGCCTTGATGACGGGCAGAGTTCCGGATCGGGTTCCCGTCGTCTGCAACCTGCTCGATCAGGGCGCCCGCGAGCTGGGCCTGAAACTCGAAGACTACTACGCCCGAGGCGAGCATGTCGCACGGGGACGGCTGCTGTCCCGGCAGAAGTACGGTTACGACACCGTCGTCGCCACCTTCTACGCGGCCATGGAGGCCGAGTTGCTCGGCTGCAGGAACATCGTCTATGCCGAGGAAGGCCCGCCCAACGTCGGCGACCTCGTGATCCGCACGCCGGACGACATCGACAAACTGCAGGTGCCGACGGATCTTCGCGCTCATCCCCGCTTCCGGGAGCAGGCCGAGTGCATCCGGATCCTGAAGCGGGAACTGAACGGGGAGTACCCGGTTGTCGCAGTCGCGGTGAGCTCGTTCAGCCTGCCTGCCATCCTGATGGGGATTTCCGGATGGCTGGAACTGTTGACCTGCGGAACCCCGGCGTCGCGCAAGGTCCTTCTCGAAAAATGCGCCCAGTTCTGCCGCCTGCACATCACGGCCCTGCGGGAGGCCGGGGCCGACCTGATCATCTACACGGACTCGGTGGCGACCGCGGACGTCATCACGAGGAAGCAGTTCCAGGAACTGGCGCTCCCGGCGATCCAGCGCGATCTGGACGGGCTGGGCACGGCCGATGTCGTGTACTTCAACGGCGGCGGCCGGATCAACCCGCACCTCGAGACACTGATGGGCCAGACGAGCCTCCGGGCGTTCTACATCAACCCGTTCGACGATGTGGCGGAGGCCAAGCGGATACTGGGCGGACGGGCGTTGCTGGTGGCCGCCATCAACGACATCCGGTTGATCGATTGGACGGTGGACGGGATCAACACCGAGGTGCGGCGCATCATGGAGTCGGGTAAGGCGGACGGGGGATTCCTGTTCGGCACGCTGATGATGCCGTTCGCCATTCCCGATTCGAACATCCATGCGATGATCGAAGCAGCCCACCGGTACGGGTCCTATGCCGGATAGCCACGCGGTGGACGATCGTATGCTGCTTATCGGCTGCGGCATCCTGCAGAAGGAGATCCGCCACCTGATCGCGAAGAACGGGTGGAAAGTGACGCCGTACTTCCTGCCGTCGGGGCTGCACACGGATTTCGGCAAGCTGCGGCGAGCCCTCGACGGCAGCCTCGCCGCGCACGCCGGCCGGAGCCGGGTGGTGTTCTACGGCGCATGTCACCCGCTGATGGACCGAATCCTGGCCGACGGGCACACCGTTCGCACGCCGGGGCAGAACTGCGTCGATATCTGCCTGGGCCAGGAGGTCTTCGCCCGCGAACTGGCCAACGGCGCGTTCTTCCTGTTCGAGGACTGGGCCCTGCACTGGGACCGCATCGTCGGCGGCCGGCAAGGCTTGCCTCCGGCCGTCATGCGCGAGATCTTCAGGGACGCTCACACCCATCTGCTGGCCATCCGCACCCCCTGCTCGGGCGACTTCTCGGCCGAGGCAGAAGAGATCAGCCAGCGCACCTCGCTCGATCTGCGCTGGATGGACACCGGCCTCGAGCACCTGGAGCGAACCCTCGCCGCCACGATTCGCGGAGCCAAGGGAGAACTGCCGTGAACGAAGAGGTCACGGTTCCGGTCGCGGAATTGGAGGCGCTTCGGCATCGCGCCGCGAACGTCGCCAGGGCCAACGCGTGGCTCAGGCTGCAGAACGCCATGCTGACCCGGCTGAGCTCGGGCAGCGGTCTCGAAAACGTCGTCGACACCATCGTCACGGTTCTGATGGAGACCATCGGCGGTTCGAACCTCGTCGTCTACTACACGATGGAGGGGCGCTGGCATGCCAGGGATGTCTTCGGAACGGTCCGCGAGATGGAGGCTCCCGACGACCCGCTCGTGGTTCGCGCGGTTCAGGAGGGCGCCCTCGTCCGCTCGGAACCGGTGCGCACCTCGTCCCCGGTCGGTGACATCCAGTCCAGCACGTGGGTCTACCCGCTCGTGGTTCAGCAGCGCGTCATCGGCGCGGTTGCCATGGAAGGGATGCAGCTGACCGACGCGAGCATCGAGCGCGAACTGCAGCCCTTCTTCGTCTACGCCGCGCTGATGCTCGG includes the following:
- a CDS encoding cobalamin-dependent protein (Presence of a B(12) (cobalamin)-binding domain implies dependence on cobalamin itself, in one of its several forms, or in some unusual lineages, dependence on a cobalamin-like analog.) — its product is MRADHATAYHDAVFDTDREQALAVVQRALDDGVTPEDVVFTIVIPSLEKMAGGLVTDSLVTLSQHFLSAKIAEEVTDALIPRFTVAPEIRGHVVIGTSFGDFHGLGKKILSGCLKAKMFQVTDIGLNAPPERFVDEALAQGAQVIAVSSMMVHTALGERGPRRVRALLRERELEGRIKIVVGGAPYRFHENLYRDVEADGWGATAIEGTNVIARLIRDGRLS
- a CDS encoding uroporphyrinogen decarboxylase family protein produces the protein MTGTERFQALMTGRVPDRVPVVCNLLDQGARELGLKLEDYYARGEHVARGRLLSRQKYGYDTVVATFYAAMEAELLGCRNIVYAEEGPPNVGDLVIRTPDDIDKLQVPTDLRAHPRFREQAECIRILKRELNGEYPVVAVAVSSFSLPAILMGISGWLELLTCGTPASRKVLLEKCAQFCRLHITALREAGADLIIYTDSVATADVITRKQFQELALPAIQRDLDGLGTADVVYFNGGGRINPHLETLMGQTSLRAFYINPFDDVAEAKRILGGRALLVAAINDIRLIDWTVDGINTEVRRIMESGKADGGFLFGTLMMPFAIPDSNIHAMIEAAHRYGSYAG
- a CDS encoding DUF1638 domain-containing protein translates to MLLIGCGILQKEIRHLIAKNGWKVTPYFLPSGLHTDFGKLRRALDGSLAAHAGRSRVVFYGACHPLMDRILADGHTVRTPGQNCVDICLGQEVFARELANGAFFLFEDWALHWDRIVGGRQGLPPAVMREIFRDAHTHLLAIRTPCSGDFSAEAEEISQRTSLDLRWMDTGLEHLERTLAATIRGAKGELP